Proteins found in one Litorihabitans aurantiacus genomic segment:
- a CDS encoding sugar-binding transcriptional regulator, which yields MSGRDELMHEAATMYYLQDATMETIGRQLRMSRSGVSRLLKAARERGMVQVQVRAPGAGGAVARRVEQLFGVRAHVVPVRSPLTDDVRLDHVARYAAQLLQGWFGHGMTLGLAWGTTVAAVSTHLVPTPIRDAVVVQLNGAANTLSSGLAYGTDLVSQFAQSFGAVPEHFPVPAFFDYAATREQMWRERSVRHVLGVQARADLAVFGVGALVAPVPSHVYTSGYLEPEDREALAADGVVGDVCTVFLREDGSWEDVAINDRATGPTPRQLQAIHRRVCVVAGEAKVVPLRAALRAGAATDLVIDEPTANALVRGTMPG from the coding sequence GTGAGCGGGCGTGACGAGCTGATGCACGAGGCGGCCACCATGTACTACCTGCAGGACGCCACGATGGAGACGATCGGGCGGCAGCTGCGGATGTCCCGGTCAGGGGTCAGCCGCCTGCTGAAGGCGGCCCGCGAGCGGGGGATGGTCCAGGTCCAGGTGCGCGCGCCGGGGGCGGGCGGCGCCGTCGCACGGCGGGTGGAGCAGCTGTTCGGCGTCCGCGCGCACGTCGTGCCCGTGCGCAGCCCGCTCACCGACGACGTACGCCTCGACCACGTCGCCCGCTACGCCGCCCAGCTCCTGCAGGGCTGGTTCGGCCACGGGATGACGCTCGGCCTCGCGTGGGGCACCACCGTCGCCGCCGTCTCCACCCACCTCGTGCCCACCCCGATCCGCGACGCCGTCGTGGTCCAGCTCAACGGCGCGGCGAACACGCTCTCCTCCGGCCTCGCCTACGGCACCGACCTCGTGAGCCAGTTCGCGCAGTCGTTCGGTGCCGTGCCCGAGCACTTCCCCGTGCCCGCGTTCTTCGACTACGCCGCGACGCGCGAGCAGATGTGGCGCGAGCGCAGCGTGCGGCACGTCCTCGGCGTCCAGGCGCGCGCCGACCTGGCCGTCTTCGGCGTCGGCGCGCTCGTGGCGCCCGTGCCCTCGCACGTCTACACCTCCGGCTACCTCGAGCCCGAGGACCGTGAGGCGCTCGCGGCCGACGGCGTCGTGGGCGACGTCTGCACCGTGTTCCTGCGCGAGGACGGCTCGTGGGAGGACGTCGCGATCAACGACCGCGCCACGGGGCCGACGCCGCGGCAGCTGCAGGCGATCCACCGCCGCGTCTGCGTGGTGGCGGGGGAGGCGAAGGTCGTGCCGCTGCGGGCGGCGCTGCGGGCCGGGGCCGCCACCGACCTCGTGATCGACGAGCCGACGGCGAACGCGCTCGTGCGTGGCACGATGCCCGGGTGA
- a CDS encoding amino-acid N-acetyltransferase — MSTPPAVTIRPAVAADARHIRDLVVPYAERRILLAKELVGYYESVQEFLVAVGPDGDVVGCGALHVMWRDLGEVRTLAVREDRARAGVGRALVSALLDRAEDLGLERVFCLTFETDFFARLGFVPLEGDAVDPEVFAQLLRSHDDGVAEFLDLAHVKQNTLGNTRMIASLADRRRAVG; from the coding sequence GTGAGCACCCCACCCGCCGTGACGATCCGCCCCGCGGTCGCGGCCGACGCCCGTCACATCCGCGACCTCGTGGTCCCCTACGCGGAGCGACGCATCCTGCTCGCCAAGGAGCTGGTCGGGTACTACGAGTCGGTGCAGGAGTTCCTCGTCGCGGTCGGGCCCGACGGCGACGTCGTCGGCTGCGGCGCCCTGCACGTCATGTGGCGCGACCTGGGGGAGGTGCGCACGCTGGCCGTGCGCGAGGACCGGGCGCGCGCCGGCGTCGGGCGCGCCCTGGTGTCGGCGCTGCTGGACCGCGCCGAGGACCTCGGCCTCGAGCGCGTGTTCTGCCTGACGTTCGAGACCGACTTCTTCGCACGCCTCGGGTTCGTGCCGCTCGAGGGCGACGCCGTCGACCCCGAGGTGTTCGCGCAGCTCCTGCGCAGCCACGACGACGGCGTGGCCGAGTTCCTCGACCTGGCGCACGTCAAGCAGAACACCCTCGGCAACACCCGGATGATCGCCTCGCTCGCCGATCGGCGGCGAGCGGTCGGCTGA